A stretch of Vigna angularis cultivar LongXiaoDou No.4 chromosome 4, ASM1680809v1, whole genome shotgun sequence DNA encodes these proteins:
- the LOC108321777 gene encoding protein ALTERED PHOSPHATE STARVATION RESPONSE 1 — MGCAQSRIDNEESVSRCKDRKNLMKDAVVARNAFAAGHSGYAVALKNTGAALSDYALGETHDPHPPLPLDPPTVTSGPPPPPPPPIEDSLPPPPPPLPEFSPVPLTRAATMPAGAMHHSSPVPLTIAEEEEEETPKLVKKTAGSLSPEMKTPPPPMPESKGMAWDYFFMVDNMPGASLNAEDDDDDNNDNDDNGDVDGKMENVVEDEVEPKTPEKVQEHVHENIHDEHDEISEAKMHIEHSKTAPAEFRRAIKVVPSVTLMQILSVLDDHFLKASESAQEVTKMLEATRLHYHSNFADNRGHIDHSARVMRVITWNRSFKGVSNGDAGKDDIDSEEYETHATVLDKLLAWEKKLYEEVKQGELMKFEYQRKVAILNKQKKRGASAESLEKTKAAVSHLHTRYIVDMQSMDSTVSEVNQIRDAQLYPKLVALVIEMANMWEHMCTYHDSQLKIVTDLKSLDISQAPKETTKHHYERTLQLWNVAQEWHLQFEKLVTEQKHYIKALNSWLKLNLIPIESNLKEKISSPPKVQNPPIQYLLHAWHDYVDKLPDELAKSAISSFAAVIKTIILQQEEEMKLKERCEETRKEYLKKKQAFEEWYQKHLLRKGPEEAEHERGEEVNTNNPVSDRQFVVESLQKKLEEEIESHQKHCVQVREKSLQCFKTRLPELFRALSDYSHACFDAYEKLKSITHSRGGGA; from the exons ATGGGTTGCGCACAGTCCCGAATAGACAACGAGGAATCCGTGTCACGCTGTAAGGATCGCAAGAACTTGATGAAGGACGCCGTCGTGGCTCGCAACGCCTTCGCCGCCGGCCATTCTGGTTACGCCGTTGCACTCAAGAACACTGGCGCCGCCCTCAGCGACTACGCCCTCGGCGAGACACACGACCCCCACCCTCCGCTGCCCCTCGACCCTCCCACCGTCACCTCTGGCCCTCCACCGCCACCCCCGCCGCCCATCGAGGACTCCCTTCCTCCCCCGCCCCCGCCGCTCCCCGAGTTCTCCCCTGTACCGCTCACGCGCGCCGCCACCATGCCCGCTGGCGCCATGCACCACAGCAGCCCCGTTCCGCTCACCATCGccgaggaggaggaagaagaaacccCCAAGCTGGTGAAGAAAACCGCCGGATCCTTGTCGCCGGAGATGAAGACACCGCCGCCTCCGATGCCGGAGTCTAAGGGCATGGCTTGGGATTACTTCTTCATGGTGGACAACATGCCTGGAGCTTCTCTCAACgctgaagatgatgatgatgataataacGATAATGATGATAATGGTGATGTTGATGGTAAAATGGAGAATGTGGTTGAAGACGAGGTTGAGCCTAAAACTCCAGAGAAAGTGCAGGAACATGTACACGAAAACATTCATGACGAGCATGATGAGATAAGTGAGGCAAAGATGCACATTGAGCATTCTAAAACTGCTCCAGCTGAGTTTAGGAGAGCAATAAAGGTGGTTCCTTCCGTTACTCTGATGCAGATTCTCAGTGTCCTTGATGATCACTTTTTGAAGGCTTCCGAGAGTGCTCAAGAAGTTACCAAGATGCTTGAGGCTACTAGGTTGCATTATCATTCCAATTTTGCTGATAATCGCG GGCACATTGATCATTCTGCTAGGGTTATGCGCGTCATAACTTGGAACAGGTCGTTCAAAGGTGTGTCCAATGGGGATGCTGGGAAAGATGATATTGATTCCGAAGAGTATGAAACTCATGCCACTGTTTTGGACAAGTTGCTGGCCTGGGAAAAGAAACTTTATGAAGAGGTCAAG CAAGGTGAGCTTATGAAGTTCGAGTATCAGAGAAAAGTTGCAATTCTAAACAAGCAGAAGAAGCGTGGTGCCAGCGCTGAATCCTTGGAAAAGACTAAAGCAGCCGTTAGCCATTTGCATACAAGATATATTGTTGACATGCAATCCATGGACTCAACAGTTTCAGAAGTGAACCAGATTCGAGATGCTCAGCTGTATCCAAAACTTGTGGCTCTTGTTATTGA GATGGCAAATATGTGGGAACATATGTGCACATATCATGACAGCCAGCTGAAAATAGTTACGGACCTCAAATCTCTTGATATTTCTCAAGCTCCTAAGGAAACAACAAAGCATCATTACGAACGCACTTTGCAACTTTGGAATGTCGCCCAAGAATGGCATTTACAATTTGAGAAGCTTGTGACTGAACAAAAGCATTATATCAAAGCTCTTAACAGTTGGCTAAAATTAAATCTCATCCCTATTGAAAGCAACCTTAAAGAGAAAATATCATCTCCGCCTAAAGTGCAGAATCCGCCAATCCAATACCTTCTCCACGCGTGGCATGATTATGTTGACAAGCTTCCTGATGAGCTTGCCAAATCTGCTATTTCCTCCTTTGCTGCTGTGATAAAGACCATCATACTTCAGCAGGAGGAAGAGATGAAGTTGAAGGAGAGGTGTGAGGAAACCAGAAAGGAAtacttaaagaaaaaacaagccTTTGAGGAATGGTACCAGAAGCATTTACTGCGGAAGGGGCCTGAAGAAGCAGAACATGAAAGGGGAGAGGAAGTGAACACCAACAACCCTGTCTCGGACAGACAATTTGTCGTTGAGAGCTTGCAGAAGAAATTAGAAGAGGAAATTGAATCTCACCAAAAACACTGTGTTCAGGTGCGAGAGAAATCACTACAGTGTTTCAAAACTCGCTTGCCTGAACTCTTCCGTGCTTTGTCAGACTATTCTCATGCCTGTTTTGATGCTTATGAGAAACTGAAGTCAATAACACATTCACGGGGTGGTGGGGCatga
- the LOC108321797 gene encoding uncharacterized protein LOC108321797 — translation MDVKKYWFGSRSQRTQDIKLGRSYTKPHKDGTKTVWQMLWRKLKTSADKKRVFSSPTSMEGVYDPQTYSMNFDQGMGWMEPDNLPRSFSARFADPSRILPPKHLLD, via the coding sequence ATGGATGTGAAGAAGTACTGGTTTGGTTCAAGAAGTCAAAGGACACAAGACATCAAGTTAGGCCGGAGCTACACAAAACCTCACAAAGATGGCACAAAAACAGTGTGGCAGATGCTTTGGAGAAAACTGAAAACATCAGCAGATAAGAAGAGAGTATTCAGTTCTCCAACTTCAATGGAGGGTGTTTATGATCCACAAACATACTCAATGAACTTTGATCAAGGAATGGGATGGATGGAGCCAGACAACCTCCCTCGTTCCTTCTCAGCTCGCTTTGCTGATCCATCTAGGATCTTACCACCAAAACATTTGTTAGATTGA